A section of the Pseudophryne corroboree isolate aPseCor3 chromosome 11, aPseCor3.hap2, whole genome shotgun sequence genome encodes:
- the LOC134968645 gene encoding cornifin-B-like produces MLPPVAMPPPRSIDQKPPGSILLPPPCSMKLEQLRKLDMAHHRRLLLTPQRHMNLPPPCSMNQPLPCSKNLPPLCSMNLPPPCSMDLPPMCSMNLPPPCSMNLPPPCSMNLPPPCSMNLPPPCSMNLTPYCSVDLPPPCSMNLPPPCSMNLPPPCSMNLPPYCSVDLPPPCRMDRPPLSSMDLPPLLYLDLTIHCRMVLSLPCM; encoded by the exons ATGTTGCCTCCTGTAGCCATGCCACCACCGCGCAGCATCGACCAGAAACCACCGGGCAGCATTctcctgccaccaccgtgcagcatgaagCTGGAACAATTGCGTAAATTGGACATGGCACACCATCGCCGCCTGCTCCTGACACCACAGCGCcacatgaacctgccaccaccgtgcagcatgaaccagCCACTGCCGTGCAGCAAGAACCTGCCACCgctgtgcagcatgaacctgccacctcCGTGCAGCATGGACCTGCCACCAATGTGCAGCATGAATctgcctcctccgtgcagcatgaacctgcctcctccatgcagcatgaacctgcctcctccgtgcagcatgaacctgccaccaccgtgcagcatgaacctgacaCCATATTGCagcgtggacctgccaccaccatgcag catgaacctgcctcctccgtgcagcatgaacctgcctcctccgtgcagcatgaacctgccaccatattgcagcgtggacctgccaccaccgtgcaggaTGGACCGGCCACCATTGAGCAGCATGGACCTGCCCCCACTTCTCTACCTGGACCTGACGATACATTGCCGCATGGTCCTGTCCCTACCATGTATGTAA